From Methanoculleus oceani, a single genomic window includes:
- a CDS encoding DUF362 domain-containing protein: MADVYFANLRARSHHESKVQKIRRLFDAAGFAEVIRPGDLAAIKLHAGERGCDTYVHPVFARQVVDKVKERRAHPFITDTGTLYAGSRADAVRHTVTAIEHGFDYAVVGAPVIVADGLRGGYWGEVAIDASHFRSVRIAGNILDADSMIVLSHVKGHDLAGFGGAIKNLAMGCAPPSGKAEQHAGRPLLESENCIGCGRCTQVCPQAAMTIVDGRAQFNPEHCVGCGDCMRSCEAGAIEFDWTTEIRPFLERLCEYALGAVRGKSGRVGYINFLLNITPDCDCVPWSDAAIVPDIGILASTDPVAIDHASLDLVNSELGFARTLLAENFAPGEDKFKGVWDYTDGRYQIAYAARIGLGDASYRLIEV, translated from the coding sequence ATGGCAGACGTCTATTTCGCGAATCTCAGGGCGAGAAGCCACCACGAGAGCAAAGTACAGAAGATCCGCCGCCTCTTCGATGCAGCCGGGTTTGCGGAGGTGATCCGGCCGGGGGACCTTGCGGCCATCAAACTGCACGCCGGGGAGCGTGGGTGCGACACCTACGTCCACCCGGTCTTTGCCCGGCAGGTGGTCGATAAGGTGAAGGAGCGTCGGGCGCACCCGTTCATCACCGATACCGGCACCCTTTATGCGGGGAGCAGGGCCGACGCCGTCAGGCATACCGTCACTGCCATCGAGCACGGGTTCGACTACGCCGTGGTCGGCGCCCCGGTGATCGTCGCCGACGGGTTGCGGGGCGGGTACTGGGGAGAAGTCGCCATCGACGCCAGCCACTTCCGGAGTGTCCGTATAGCCGGGAACATCCTCGACGCCGACAGTATGATCGTCCTCTCGCATGTCAAAGGCCACGACCTCGCCGGGTTTGGGGGGGCGATCAAGAACCTGGCGATGGGTTGTGCCCCGCCCTCCGGGAAGGCGGAGCAGCACGCCGGCCGGCCGCTCCTGGAGAGCGAGAACTGCATCGGATGCGGCAGGTGCACCCAGGTCTGCCCGCAGGCGGCGATGACCATCGTCGACGGACGGGCGCAGTTCAACCCGGAGCACTGCGTCGGGTGCGGCGACTGCATGCGATCCTGCGAGGCGGGAGCGATCGAGTTCGACTGGACGACGGAGATCCGGCCGTTCCTTGAGAGGCTCTGTGAATACGCTCTCGGTGCTGTCCGCGGTAAATCCGGGAGGGTGGGCTACATCAATTTCCTCCTCAACATCACCCCCGACTGCGACTGCGTCCCCTGGAGCGACGCGGCGATCGTCCCCGACATCGGGATCCTCGCCTCCACCGACCCGGTTGCGATCGACCACGCGAGCCTCGACCTCGTCAACAGCGAGCTCGGGTTTGCCCGGACACTGCTTGCGGAGAACTTCGCTCCCGGGGAGGACAAGTTTAAGGGGGTCTGGGACTACACGGACGGCAGATACCAGATCGCCTACGCTGCCCGGATCGGGCTTGGCGATGCCTCTTACCGGCTGATCGAGGTGTAA
- a CDS encoding GNAT family N-acetyltransferase: MITAVLSGIEIRAAGIGPVVRELGSVEFSAANEVWRDYHGTVGDPDRDRVFAVFLAGTIVSLARCRRHPDGSMEVDGVFTSETCRGRGYARMAVNALVVACHNDDLFMYAVESLAGFYAGFGFISIPERDLPSGTRERYTWAAGNLEGAEVRPMRRRAGL, translated from the coding sequence ATGATAACTGCTGTTCTTTCAGGAATTGAGATCAGGGCGGCCGGCATCGGGCCGGTGGTCCGTGAACTCGGGAGCGTGGAGTTCTCCGCGGCGAACGAGGTCTGGCGCGATTACCACGGTACGGTAGGCGACCCCGACCGGGACAGGGTCTTTGCGGTCTTCCTTGCAGGGACAATCGTCTCTCTCGCCCGGTGCAGGAGACACCCCGACGGCAGCATGGAGGTGGACGGCGTCTTCACGTCCGAAACCTGTCGCGGCAGGGGGTATGCCCGCATGGCGGTGAACGCTCTGGTCGTGGCCTGCCACAACGACGACCTCTTTATGTACGCAGTCGAGAGCCTGGCCGGATTTTACGCGGGGTTCGGGTTCATCTCGATACCGGAACGCGACCTTCCATCCGGTACCCGCGAACGCTACACCTGGGCGGCGGGGAACCTGGAGGGCGCGGAAGTTCGGCCGATGCGCCGGAGAGCCGGGCTGTAG
- a CDS encoding PAS domain S-box protein, with translation MNVGNSLTTFLPDARNRIALIAVLTVLTLGGNLLGLVLGAPEGLLPLPALPLSIPIILASYWYPRRGIIFSVCLAAAYAVTVFLLSPSAPLFALTILPRAVFLVLVGGVVALLSTRLRESEQQMNEIIEFLPDATFAIDREGRVIAWNRAIEAMTGVKKDAMLGRGDYDYALPFYGERRALLADRILRGDPEAGYPSIRREGNTLVSEVLAPCLRNGRGAHIRFAATALLDRSGKVTGAIESIRDVSDEVMTEAALQNASRQLNTLSGILRTDLSNRLAILYGHLSVGVMKFDDPEILSFIDDLNDAANGIRRQIEISREFRDIGASPPAWIPVQKTIRNAAEGLSFGAVSLQAWTERLEVFADPHLETVFTHLFENALDPATGATRIVITYQLRPEGCAIIVEDDGTGITDAEKEKLFIQNPDGYGHGLFLAHEILAITGIAIRETGTFGSGAKFEILVPSEGYRIV, from the coding sequence ATGAACGTCGGAAATTCCCTCACCACGTTCCTCCCCGATGCGCGTAACCGGATCGCGCTCATCGCAGTGCTGACCGTGCTGACCCTCGGCGGGAACCTGCTCGGCCTGGTCCTCGGTGCCCCGGAAGGTCTCCTCCCCCTCCCCGCCCTCCCGCTCAGCATCCCGATCATCCTCGCGAGCTACTGGTATCCACGGCGCGGCATCATCTTCTCCGTGTGCCTCGCGGCGGCCTACGCCGTCACGGTCTTCCTCCTCTCCCCGTCCGCTCCGCTGTTTGCTCTCACCATACTCCCTCGTGCGGTCTTCCTCGTCCTCGTCGGCGGCGTGGTCGCGCTCCTCTCAACGAGACTCCGGGAGTCCGAACAGCAGATGAACGAGATCATCGAGTTTCTGCCCGACGCGACCTTTGCCATCGACCGCGAGGGGAGGGTCATCGCCTGGAACCGCGCGATCGAAGCGATGACGGGGGTGAAGAAGGATGCCATGCTCGGCCGGGGGGACTATGATTACGCACTGCCCTTCTACGGCGAGCGACGGGCGCTGCTCGCAGACCGGATCCTCCGTGGCGACCCCGAGGCAGGGTACCCTTCGATCAGGAGAGAGGGGAACACTCTCGTCTCGGAGGTCCTCGCCCCCTGTCTCCGGAACGGGCGGGGGGCACATATCAGGTTCGCAGCGACCGCGCTTCTCGACCGGAGCGGCAAGGTCACCGGAGCTATCGAGTCCATCCGGGACGTCAGCGACGAGGTCATGACGGAGGCTGCGCTTCAGAACGCCAGCCGCCAGCTCAACACCCTCTCGGGAATCCTTCGCACCGACCTCTCGAACCGGCTTGCAATCCTGTACGGGCATCTCTCGGTGGGCGTGATGAAGTTCGACGATCCCGAGATCCTCTCCTTCATCGACGACTTAAACGATGCTGCAAACGGTATCCGGCGGCAGATCGAGATCTCCCGCGAGTTCCGCGATATCGGGGCATCGCCGCCGGCATGGATCCCCGTGCAGAAGACCATCCGGAACGCGGCCGAGGGCCTCTCCTTTGGTGCCGTCTCCCTCCAGGCATGGACGGAGCGGCTCGAGGTCTTCGCCGACCCCCATCTGGAGACGGTCTTTACCCACCTCTTTGAGAACGCCCTGGATCCGGCGACGGGGGCGACCCGGATCGTCATCACCTATCAACTGCGCCCGGAAGGCTGTGCAATCATCGTCGAGGACGACGGGACCGGCATCACCGACGCGGAGAAGGAGAAGCTCTTCATCCAGAACCCGGACGGGTACGGGCACGGACTCTTCCTCGCCCACGAGATACTTGCCATAACCGGGATCGCAATTCGCGAGACCGGAACATTCGGATCAGGAGCGAAGTTTGAGATCCTCGTGCCGTCCGAAGGATACAGGATTGTCTGA
- a CDS encoding hybrid sensor histidine kinase/response regulator produces MEDKHDVTAMSILVVEDSRTQAELLRHMLETEGYDVALAADGIEAIRRIGTGRPDIVLTDVMMPGMDGYELCRRIKENFPDIPVILVTNLYDPADVMRGLASGADSFIVKPVDPGHVRSQIDAVLRTREMPDPDGSPAGLEVPFSGSTYTIAAGRRKILNTLLSTYTVAVTKNAELQEAQEQLHSLNDQLREAVEDLSRSNESLAAENQERRRVEKALADANRKLQLMASITRHDLLNQLSALGGYLDLGRTLREREPANAWHHVESAGEMVNRISNTLRFTAEYQKVGATSPLWQEVRTLVDRSKKYVSVGTVTLENAVPAGVEIYADPLIEKVFSNLIENALRYGEKVTTITFSLKREGDAYVILCEDDGAGIPPDEKEKIFSYAHGMNTGLGLFLAREILAITGITIRETGETGRGARFELLCPVEVIRAGGQHTE; encoded by the coding sequence ATGGAAGATAAACACGATGTAACGGCAATGAGTATTCTGGTGGTGGAGGATAGCCGGACGCAGGCCGAACTCCTCCGTCACATGCTTGAGACGGAAGGATACGATGTTGCCCTGGCGGCGGACGGCATCGAGGCGATACGGCGGATAGGAACCGGCCGACCCGACATCGTCCTGACCGACGTCATGATGCCCGGGATGGACGGATACGAGCTCTGCCGCCGGATCAAGGAGAATTTCCCGGATATCCCGGTCATCCTGGTCACCAATCTCTACGATCCTGCCGACGTGATGCGAGGGCTTGCATCCGGGGCCGACAGTTTCATCGTCAAGCCTGTCGACCCGGGACACGTCCGCTCCCAGATTGACGCCGTCCTGCGGACGCGAGAGATGCCCGACCCGGACGGTTCTCCCGCAGGACTGGAGGTCCCTTTCTCCGGCAGCACCTATACCATCGCTGCCGGAAGGCGCAAGATCCTGAACACGCTCCTCTCAACATATACCGTCGCGGTGACGAAGAACGCCGAGCTCCAGGAAGCGCAGGAACAGTTGCACTCCTTGAACGATCAGCTCAGGGAGGCCGTCGAGGATCTCTCGCGCAGCAACGAGAGTCTTGCGGCGGAGAACCAGGAACGGAGACGCGTGGAGAAGGCGCTCGCGGACGCCAACAGAAAACTCCAGCTCATGGCGAGCATCACCCGCCACGACCTCTTAAACCAGCTCTCGGCGCTCGGGGGGTATCTCGACCTGGGCCGGACGCTGCGCGAGAGGGAACCGGCGAATGCATGGCACCATGTCGAGAGCGCCGGCGAGATGGTGAACCGGATCAGCAATACCCTCCGGTTTACGGCCGAATACCAGAAGGTGGGGGCGACGTCCCCCCTCTGGCAGGAGGTCCGAACGCTTGTGGATCGATCGAAGAAGTACGTCTCGGTGGGCACGGTAACCCTTGAGAACGCCGTTCCGGCAGGGGTGGAGATCTACGCTGACCCGCTCATCGAGAAGGTATTCTCAAACCTCATCGAGAACGCACTGCGCTACGGGGAGAAGGTCACCACCATCACCTTCAGCCTCAAACGGGAGGGGGACGCATATGTCATCCTCTGTGAAGATGACGGAGCGGGGATACCTCCCGACGAGAAGGAGAAGATCTTCTCCTACGCGCACGGCATGAACACCGGCCTCGGCCTCTTCCTCGCACGGGAGATCCTCGCCATCACCGGGATCACCATCCGGGAGACGGGTGAGACGGGGAGGGGAGCACGGTTCGAACTCCTCTGTCCGGTGGAGGTGATCCGTGCCGGCGGCCAGCACACGGAATGA